In Paraburkholderia sp. PGU19, a single window of DNA contains:
- a CDS encoding Cache 3/Cache 2 fusion domain-containing protein: MNNNFTVVDEVKQEKGGTATLFVKSGDDFVRVATNVQKDDGLRAIGTVLDPKGKPSRRWGLLWRSRHPRKALYNGLSTDT; this comes from the coding sequence ATGAACAACAACTTTACGGTGGTCGATGAGGTCAAGCAGGAGAAGGGTGGGACTGCCACGTTATTTGTGAAGAGCGGCGATGACTTCGTTCGGGTTGCAACAAACGTGCAAAAAGACGACGGGTTGCGGGCAATTGGCACTGTCCTTGATCCTAAAGGAAAGCCTTCGCGGCGGTGGGGCCTACTATGGCGAAGCCGACATCCTAGGAAAGCCCTATATAACGGGCTATCAACCGATACATGA
- a CDS encoding cache domain-containing protein, translating to MLGKPYITGYQPIHDAVGAVVGIYYVGYPKIQ from the coding sequence ATCCTAGGAAAGCCCTATATAACGGGCTATCAACCGATACATGACGCCGTTGGGGCCGTCGTCGGTATCTACTACGTCGGCTACCCCAAGATCCAGTGA
- a CDS encoding MerR family transcriptional regulator: MRIGDLAKIVDVPVATIRYYEQKGLIEKPDRSDSNYRRYGSETVARLGFIRRCRSLGMSLTEIRRLLKLTEAPDANCGEVDVLLDEHISNVRGQRRNLARRERELRTLRADCHTSMQVRGCGILRDSALITQGRGAQIRK, translated from the coding sequence ATGCGTATCGGCGATCTGGCAAAGATTGTGGATGTCCCAGTTGCGACCATTCGCTACTATGAGCAGAAGGGGCTCATCGAAAAGCCCGATCGATCTGACTCGAATTACCGGCGCTACGGCTCAGAGACGGTGGCGCGGCTAGGTTTCATTCGGCGGTGCCGGTCGCTGGGCATGAGCCTGACCGAGATACGGCGGCTCTTGAAGTTGACGGAGGCGCCTGATGCCAATTGCGGCGAGGTGGACGTGCTGCTTGACGAGCACATCAGCAACGTACGCGGGCAGCGGCGCAACCTCGCCAGGCGCGAGCGGGAACTCAGGACGCTGCGCGCCGATTGCCACACGTCGATGCAAGTGCGCGGCTGCGGCATCCTGCGGGACTCGGCGCTGATAACACAAGGCAGGGGGGCGCAAATTCGAAAATGA
- a CDS encoding DUF4346 domain-containing protein encodes MGQDETAALSAAALSVVRDEFAKAIAATKCHRCGCLRRTIEALEKATPVVVELVPVLDNARRVLVPQKYECLGCEICFPARAANAFAEAFPQAPPEAALCPVEAPEERSGWPPLPGDYSVVRYGASVAVCTLNSESLAKELAHSAPDGLAIAGTMHTENLGIERVIRNVLANSNIRFLVLCGEDSRQSIGHLPGQSMESLFANGLDDKQRIAGAKGKRPYLKNVGPQHIRVFKEQVQLVSLIGEQDAARIGQVIVDCHAQGLPPFDGTVTDVSVKTVQAREPQFFKSDPAGFFIVYPDRRVHELVVEHYTNAGVLDCVVEGSTPTAVYAEIVKLALVSQLDHAAYLGRELSIAERCLQTSESYVQDRAPGEPMLTHEATKTDSCGPPVRHTIG; translated from the coding sequence GTGGGGCAAGACGAAACTGCCGCATTGAGCGCCGCTGCGCTAAGCGTTGTTCGTGACGAGTTCGCGAAAGCCATCGCCGCGACCAAATGCCATCGATGTGGGTGCTTGCGGCGCACCATCGAGGCGCTGGAGAAAGCTACTCCCGTCGTTGTGGAACTGGTGCCGGTGCTCGATAACGCTCGCCGCGTGCTGGTGCCGCAGAAGTACGAGTGCCTCGGCTGCGAGATCTGTTTTCCGGCGCGTGCCGCTAATGCATTCGCCGAGGCGTTTCCGCAGGCGCCGCCAGAAGCAGCGCTTTGTCCTGTCGAGGCGCCCGAAGAACGCAGCGGCTGGCCGCCCCTGCCAGGTGATTACTCTGTCGTCAGGTACGGGGCGTCCGTAGCCGTATGCACGCTAAACAGCGAGAGTCTCGCAAAGGAACTCGCGCACTCCGCACCTGATGGGCTCGCCATTGCCGGCACGATGCATACCGAGAATCTGGGCATAGAGCGTGTCATTCGCAACGTGCTGGCCAATTCCAACATTCGATTTCTGGTCCTGTGCGGCGAGGATTCCCGGCAGTCGATTGGCCATTTGCCGGGACAATCGATGGAGAGCCTGTTCGCCAATGGTCTTGACGACAAGCAGCGTATCGCCGGTGCGAAGGGGAAACGCCCATACTTGAAGAATGTTGGGCCGCAGCACATCCGGGTCTTCAAGGAACAGGTGCAGCTTGTTTCGTTGATTGGCGAGCAGGATGCTGCCCGTATCGGTCAAGTCATTGTGGACTGCCACGCTCAGGGGCTGCCACCGTTTGATGGGACCGTGACTGACGTTTCCGTTAAAACCGTGCAAGCCAGGGAGCCGCAGTTTTTCAAGTCCGACCCGGCCGGTTTCTTCATCGTCTACCCAGACCGTCGCGTACACGAGCTGGTGGTTGAGCATTACACGAACGCGGGCGTCCTTGATTGCGTCGTGGAGGGATCGACGCCTACAGCCGTCTATGCGGAAATCGTGAAGCTAGCGCTTGTGAGTCAACTGGATCACGCCGCCTATCTTGGGCGCGAGCTCTCAATTGCGGAACGCTGCCTCCAGACGAGCGAGTCTTATGTTCAGGATCGGGCGCCCGGCGAGCCAATGCTCACACACGAAGCCACCAAGACGGATAGCTGCGGCCCACCAGTACGCCATACCATTGGATGA
- a CDS encoding carboxymuconolactone decarboxylase family protein, with amino-acid sequence MSGIPTFKEAVADVSAHMRQLRTTQPDLMTAFGLLAAAGTREGALNKKTRELVALGIAVACRCDDCIGFHVQTLARLGITRAELEDVLGTAVYMGGGPSMMYATHAMAAFDEFSS; translated from the coding sequence ATGAGCGGCATTCCCACATTCAAGGAAGCAGTTGCAGATGTGTCTGCGCATATGCGCCAACTGCGCACGACACAGCCTGATCTGATGACGGCCTTCGGGCTGCTGGCGGCTGCCGGCACAAGAGAGGGTGCATTGAACAAAAAGACGCGCGAACTGGTGGCGCTCGGTATCGCGGTCGCTTGCCGCTGCGACGACTGCATTGGTTTTCATGTGCAGACGCTTGCCCGTCTCGGTATCACACGAGCGGAACTGGAGGACGTATTGGGTACAGCCGTGTATATGGGAGGTGGACCTTCGATGATGTACGCGACGCACGCCATGGCGGCTTTTGATGAATTCTCTTCCTGA
- a CDS encoding DUF4148 domain-containing protein — MKSAIVAAALSATLPLPSMSFAQNSDGLVTRQQVINELVQLRQAGYKLSRAQYPDNIQAAERRIAAQRDGATSASSTTATVDRRSGNQAAANDAIQRHSGLNGAVSSVGGSMSGTSVSGSHASASGWQVMFTHH, encoded by the coding sequence ATGAAATCCGCAATAGTTGCGGCCGCGCTTTCCGCTACCCTTCCACTTCCGTCGATGTCATTCGCTCAGAATTCAGACGGACTGGTAACTCGTCAACAGGTGATCAATGAACTTGTTCAGCTTAGACAGGCGGGTTACAAGCTCTCACGAGCACAATATCCCGACAACATCCAGGCCGCCGAAAGACGCATCGCCGCACAGCGTGACGGGGCGACGAGCGCATCGAGTACCACCGCAACCGTGGATCGCAGATCTGGCAATCAGGCAGCAGCCAATGACGCGATCCAGCGACACAGTGGCTTGAATGGCGCAGTTTCCTCCGTTGGCGGATCCATGAGCGGAACCTCTGTGTCCGGATCCCACGCTTCCGCAAGTGGCTGGCAGGTGATGTTCACCCACCATTGA
- a CDS encoding ATP-binding protein: MTRSIRRRLTLLVLSGIVLVWLYSLYSSYHQAIHEVEEWDETRIEQVARALLVLDVRDLPVFAGASLTPRDDDGDNDASMRLLYEVTAADGRVLAASTGLSSLGLPARPADASGLLRVDDAKWRVYVLGDAARGRTVRIFEQRTHRSELSSMVAQRIARPLAFALPVLAMLVWFAIGRSLTPLRTLSEAIEARSPDSLDAIAVKGVPDEVFPLVAALNTLLQRLRRSLDRERAFTGDAAHELKTPLAAIKVQAQVALTAGDPERQRRAMQRVVEAVDRSTHLADQLLALARLEESTPLPSARVDLADMAKACIVDQHAHADHKQMSLTLRADGATTVCASPALVRILLDNLVDNAIKYGRVRGRIEIATWRDADTIFLEVRDDGPGVAKENLSRLHDRFFRGANHVEKGSGLGLSIVARIVAQLRGKLEYTGGTDGKGFGVRVGLPLPIR; this comes from the coding sequence GTGACGCGGTCGATCCGGCGACGGCTGACCTTGCTGGTATTGTCTGGCATCGTGCTGGTGTGGTTGTACTCGTTATATTCGAGCTATCACCAGGCAATCCATGAAGTCGAGGAATGGGACGAAACACGTATCGAACAGGTTGCCCGTGCGCTACTCGTGCTCGACGTGCGCGATCTGCCGGTTTTTGCAGGCGCGAGCCTCACGCCTCGCGACGACGACGGAGACAACGATGCGTCAATGCGGCTGCTGTACGAGGTAACTGCTGCAGACGGACGGGTACTGGCCGCCAGCACCGGCCTGTCCTCGCTCGGCCTGCCGGCACGTCCGGCCGACGCATCCGGCCTGCTGCGGGTCGACGATGCGAAGTGGCGCGTCTACGTGCTTGGCGATGCTGCGCGCGGCCGTACCGTGAGAATCTTCGAGCAGCGCACGCATCGCTCAGAGCTATCCTCGATGGTCGCGCAGCGCATCGCCCGCCCACTCGCGTTCGCGTTGCCCGTGCTGGCCATGCTGGTCTGGTTTGCGATCGGCAGGAGCCTGACACCCTTGCGCACGCTGTCGGAGGCGATCGAGGCGCGATCCCCCGACAGTCTCGATGCCATCGCGGTCAAGGGCGTTCCCGACGAGGTTTTTCCGCTCGTCGCTGCGCTCAATACGCTGTTGCAACGTCTGCGCCGGTCGCTCGATCGCGAGCGCGCGTTTACCGGCGACGCGGCGCACGAACTCAAGACCCCGCTCGCCGCGATCAAGGTCCAGGCACAAGTCGCGCTCACCGCGGGTGATCCGGAACGTCAGCGTCGCGCCATGCAGCGCGTGGTGGAAGCCGTGGACCGAAGCACGCACCTGGCCGACCAGTTGCTCGCGCTGGCGCGGCTTGAGGAAAGCACGCCGCTTCCCAGTGCGCGGGTTGATCTCGCGGACATGGCCAAAGCATGCATCGTCGACCAGCATGCCCATGCGGACCACAAGCAGATGTCGCTGACGCTGCGGGCCGATGGAGCGACCACCGTGTGTGCGTCGCCGGCGCTGGTGCGGATACTGCTTGACAATCTCGTCGACAATGCAATCAAATACGGGCGCGTGCGGGGGCGCATAGAAATCGCGACCTGGCGCGACGCCGACACGATATTTTTAGAGGTGCGAGACGACGGCCCTGGTGTCGCGAAGGAGAACCTGTCACGCCTGCACGACCGCTTCTTTCGTGGCGCGAACCACGTCGAGAAAGGAAGCGGGTTGGGCCTGTCAATCGTCGCTCGCATCGTGGCCCAATTGCGCGGGAAGCTGGAGTACACGGGCGGAACCGATGGTAAGGGCTTCGGTGTGCGCGTCGGGTTGCCTTTGCCTATACGCTAG
- a CDS encoding response regulator transcription factor, with translation MRVLLVEDDRLIGSGVEDGLIEAGMTVDWACDGKQAQLALETTPYDLVVLDLGLPRMSGTELLDWIRKRRDHTPVLVMTARDTVADRVSGLSAGADDYLGKPFDLTELVARCRALVRRSQGRSTDTIEYGDLLVDPGRLTVMRGSERIALSSRECALLVELLANQGRPLSRTRLQDSLYGWNEEIESNAIEVHISNLRKKLGAQLIRTIRGVGYVVEKAT, from the coding sequence ATGCGCGTATTACTCGTCGAGGACGACAGGCTGATTGGCAGCGGCGTGGAAGACGGCCTGATCGAGGCGGGCATGACGGTCGACTGGGCGTGCGACGGCAAGCAGGCACAACTGGCGCTGGAAACCACGCCATACGACCTGGTCGTACTCGATCTAGGGCTGCCCCGCATGTCGGGGACCGAACTGCTCGACTGGATTCGCAAGCGCCGTGACCATACTCCCGTGCTTGTCATGACCGCGCGCGACACCGTCGCCGACCGGGTGAGCGGTCTGAGCGCCGGCGCTGATGACTATCTCGGCAAGCCGTTCGACCTGACGGAACTGGTCGCGCGCTGTCGCGCGCTCGTGAGGCGCTCGCAGGGCCGAAGCACCGACACGATTGAATACGGCGACCTGCTGGTTGATCCCGGGCGCCTGACGGTCATGCGTGGAAGCGAGCGCATCGCGCTCAGCTCGCGCGAGTGCGCATTGCTGGTCGAACTGCTGGCGAATCAGGGCCGTCCTCTTTCCCGCACGCGTCTCCAGGACAGCCTTTACGGCTGGAACGAGGAGATCGAAAGCAATGCGATCGAGGTGCATATCTCGAACCTGCGCAAGAAGTTGGGTGCCCAGCTGATCCGGACGATCCGCGGCGTCGGGTATGTGGTGGAGAAGGCAACGTGA
- a CDS encoding cytochrome b562, whose translation MALLPLHPHFRTLLCVSLLVVAPLAHAGEIKTLMKDMKLAMQGAMSSTTMPELRGYVARLESDAQRLSRQPYRGDQSTYDEGMQALQQELAEVDRAIQADDMDAAKRALRRINGTRKHYHDLLG comes from the coding sequence ATGGCGCTGCTGCCGCTCCACCCCCATTTCCGCACGTTACTGTGCGTCTCGCTGCTTGTCGTCGCGCCGCTGGCCCATGCGGGCGAGATCAAGACACTGATGAAGGACATGAAGCTGGCCATGCAGGGCGCGATGTCCAGTACCACGATGCCCGAACTGCGCGGCTACGTGGCCAGACTCGAAAGCGACGCGCAGCGCCTAAGCCGTCAGCCTTATCGCGGCGACCAATCCACCTACGACGAAGGCATGCAGGCGCTGCAGCAGGAACTGGCCGAGGTCGACCGTGCAATCCAGGCAGACGACATGGACGCCGCCAAGCGCGCATTGCGCCGGATTAACGGTACGAGGAAGCATTATCACGACCTGCTGGGCTGA
- a CDS encoding cytochrome b/b6 domain-containing protein gives MKHTSRYPFSISLLHWLLAVALIGNLIIGWMLDDNEDLLTLHKSIGIVILFLVSVRVANRLRMRRRLPPSTNRAGTPAYLAEKVVHHLLYVLMLVIPLLGWLKTNAAGHVASCFGLFSLPTLVSKSRELSHWLGELHALTAYGLAALVGLHVLGALAVLKSENILPRILPLPRRVERKMSTSERG, from the coding sequence ATGAAACACACGTCCCGCTACCCCTTCTCGATCAGCTTGCTGCACTGGCTGCTGGCGGTCGCGCTGATTGGCAATCTGATCATCGGCTGGATGCTCGACGACAACGAGGATCTGCTCACACTCCACAAGTCGATCGGCATCGTCATCCTCTTTCTGGTCTCGGTCCGCGTCGCGAACCGGTTGCGCATGCGGCGTCGGCTGCCGCCCTCGACCAACCGGGCCGGTACGCCGGCTTACCTCGCCGAGAAGGTCGTTCATCACCTCCTCTACGTGTTGATGCTCGTCATTCCGCTGCTCGGTTGGCTGAAGACCAATGCGGCCGGACACGTGGCAAGTTGCTTCGGACTCTTCTCGCTGCCAACGCTGGTATCGAAAAGCCGCGAGCTGTCGCACTGGTTGGGGGAGCTGCATGCGCTGACGGCCTACGGGCTGGCTGCACTGGTCGGGTTGCACGTGTTGGGGGCGCTCGCGGTACTCAAGTCGGAAAACATTCTTCCCCGGATACTGCCTTTGCCCAGGCGCGTCGAACGGAAGATGTCAACGAGCGAGCGAGGTTAA
- a CDS encoding DUF2127 domain-containing protein, with protein sequence MVNLNRFLDDKHLHLFFEVSLWSKAVFALSEIVAGVATYCVPLRFFLTVVLWVTREEFAEDPYDLVGNFLLHTVQHLSIGAQKFAAIYLVGHGMIKLWLIVGLLRQRLWYYPVSIIVFGLFISYQVYRYTFTQSVWLLLVTALDIVIIALTWHEYRYLRDRQRAAIASS encoded by the coding sequence GTGGTCAACCTGAACAGGTTTCTTGACGACAAGCATCTCCATCTGTTCTTTGAGGTGAGCCTGTGGTCTAAAGCTGTCTTCGCACTTTCGGAAATCGTCGCCGGCGTTGCCACGTACTGTGTTCCGCTGCGATTTTTTTTAACCGTCGTGCTTTGGGTTACCAGGGAGGAATTCGCCGAAGATCCTTACGATCTCGTAGGCAACTTTCTCCTCCATACCGTCCAGCACCTGTCCATCGGTGCCCAGAAATTCGCTGCAATCTACCTGGTCGGGCACGGCATGATAAAGCTCTGGCTGATCGTCGGCCTCTTGCGACAGCGGCTTTGGTATTACCCCGTCTCGATTATCGTTTTCGGCCTGTTCATCTCGTATCAGGTCTACCGATACACATTCACGCAATCGGTGTGGTTGCTGCTTGTAACAGCTCTGGACATCGTCATTATCGCGCTCACATGGCACGAGTACCGCTACCTTCGAGACAGGCAGCGAGCAGCCATTGCGAGTTCCTGA